A section of the Metabacillus endolithicus genome encodes:
- the argJ gene encoding bifunctional ornithine acetyltransferase/N-acetylglutamate synthase — MLQAKETSSIKKIENGSIVSAKGFSADGVHAGLRYSKNDLGVIYSEVPASCAAVYTQSHFQAAPLKVTQESVAKENLLQAIIVNSANANACTGEQGLKDAYEMRERCASLFNIQPHYVAVASTGVIGEFLKMDKIRAGIQELNPKCSQEASEAFQTAILTTDLVMKNSCYEVEIDGKTVTIGGAAKGSGMIHPNMATMLSFVTTDANIDSASLQTLLSEVTDKTYNQITVDGDTSTNDMVLVMANGKADNHSLNPNHPQWNDFKAAFQLVSEELAKQIAKDGEGATKLIEVEVTGAKTKQEANVVAKKIVGSSLVKTAVYGADANWGRIICAVGYSEAQVEPEKIDIFLGDLCLFTNNSPQSFSEEAASNYLKQDSVKITVNLGVGDQVGKAWGCDLTYDYVKINASYRT, encoded by the coding sequence GTGCTACAAGCAAAAGAAACATCTAGCATCAAAAAAATTGAGAACGGGTCAATCGTTTCAGCAAAAGGTTTCTCTGCTGACGGTGTTCATGCAGGTTTACGATATTCGAAAAATGATTTAGGAGTTATTTATAGTGAAGTACCGGCGAGTTGTGCTGCTGTATACACTCAAAGTCATTTCCAAGCTGCACCATTAAAGGTAACACAAGAAAGTGTAGCAAAAGAAAACTTATTACAAGCGATTATTGTTAACAGCGCAAACGCTAATGCATGTACAGGTGAACAAGGGTTAAAAGATGCATATGAAATGAGAGAGCGCTGTGCAAGCCTGTTTAATATCCAGCCTCATTACGTAGCGGTTGCTTCAACAGGTGTTATTGGTGAATTTTTGAAGATGGATAAAATTCGTGCCGGAATTCAAGAGTTAAATCCAAAATGTAGTCAAGAAGCATCAGAGGCATTTCAAACAGCGATCTTAACAACAGATTTGGTTATGAAAAACTCTTGCTACGAAGTAGAAATTGACGGGAAAACAGTAACAATTGGTGGAGCAGCCAAAGGATCTGGAATGATTCATCCAAATATGGCAACAATGCTTTCATTTGTTACAACAGATGCGAATATTGATTCTGCATCCCTACAGACACTATTAAGTGAAGTAACAGATAAAACATACAACCAAATTACTGTTGATGGTGATACATCAACAAATGACATGGTTTTAGTCATGGCAAATGGCAAGGCAGATAATCATTCGCTAAATCCAAATCATCCTCAGTGGAATGACTTTAAAGCAGCATTTCAATTAGTAAGTGAAGAGTTAGCAAAGCAAATCGCCAAGGATGGTGAAGGGGCAACAAAGCTGATTGAAGTAGAAGTAACAGGTGCTAAAACAAAGCAGGAAGCAAATGTTGTTGCCAAAAAAATCGTTGGTTCAAGCTTAGTGAAAACTGCGGTTTATGGGGCAGATGCGAACTGGGGGAGAATTATTTGTGCAGTTGGATATAGTGAGGCACAGGTGGAACCGGAAAAGATTGATATTTTCCTAGGTGATTTATGCTTGTTCACAAATAACAGTCCACAATCATTTTCCGAAGAAGCTGCATCAAACTATTTAAAACAAGATTCAGTGAAAATAACAGTCAACCTGGGAGTTGGGGATCAAGTCGGTAAAGCCTGGGGCTGTGATTTAACATATGATTACGTGAAGATTAACGCAAGCTACAGAACATAA
- the argB gene encoding acetylglutamate kinase: protein MSKTVVLKCGGSTVHQLSETFFQSLKDLVSSNWRVMIVHGGGPDITKMLKALEIETEFYNGQRKTTEDVLEIAEMVLAGKINKHLTNLLQQKGFNSIGVSGTDGGLLQAEYLDKENLGLVGKVTSVQTSVVSLLMENGYIPVVAPLARTVTNETLNVNADLAAAAIANGVGAEKFLFVTDVPGIMDQNKQVIETITPQEITELIGKEVITGGMIPKVESAVATLSDICQEVMIVSGSEAFVENGIFKGTKIVKEGKVLRS, encoded by the coding sequence ATGTCAAAAACAGTCGTATTAAAATGTGGTGGCAGTACCGTTCATCAATTATCAGAAACATTCTTCCAAAGTTTAAAAGATTTGGTTTCATCAAATTGGCGCGTCATGATTGTCCATGGTGGTGGTCCAGATATTACAAAGATGCTAAAAGCTCTGGAAATAGAAACTGAGTTCTATAACGGTCAACGAAAGACAACAGAGGACGTATTAGAAATTGCTGAAATGGTGCTAGCTGGTAAAATTAATAAACATCTGACAAATCTTCTTCAGCAAAAAGGGTTCAATTCGATCGGAGTATCAGGTACTGACGGTGGACTTTTACAAGCGGAATATTTAGATAAAGAGAATCTGGGATTGGTAGGAAAAGTAACCTCAGTTCAAACATCAGTTGTATCTTTATTAATGGAAAATGGCTATATACCAGTTGTTGCACCACTGGCACGCACTGTGACAAACGAGACACTAAATGTGAATGCAGATTTAGCTGCGGCAGCCATTGCAAATGGGGTAGGAGCCGAGAAGTTTTTATTTGTAACAGATGTACCTGGAATTATGGATCAAAATAAGCAGGTTATTGAAACCATTACACCTCAAGAAATTACTGAATTGATCGGAAAAGAGGTCATTACAGGGGGAATGATTCCAAAGGTCGAATCAGCCGTAGCGACTTTATCTGACATTTGTCAGGAGGTTATGATTGTAAGTGGAAGCGAGGCCTTTGTTGAGAACGGTATATTCAAAGGAACAAAAATTGTAAAAGAAGGGAAGGTTTTGCGATCATGA
- a CDS encoding acetylornithine transaminase, translated as MSYLFPTYARWDVTIKEAKYSWVTDENDKKYLDFISGIAVCNLGHANENVTAAVADQLTKYWHMSNLFHQPIQEEVAKLLVDSTEGDAVFFCNSGAEANEAAIKLARKHTGKTKIVTFLQSFHGRTFATMSATGQEKIQQGFGPLLETFQYLPYNDSNSLDELKDDVAAIMLEVVQGEGGVVPAQQEFLQKVTETCKRIGALLIIDEVQTGIGRTGKPFGYQHYEISPDIITSAKGLGSGLPVGAMIGKQSLIDTFGAGSHGSTFGGNPIAMAAAKATLTQIFEENFLKEVEEKSNYLLGKLNTVIGAHALVKEIRGKGLLLGIECKEQVGDIINQLREKQLLVLPAGPNVVRLLPPLTVSYDEIDLAIETIAGVFSTIEQSVGAQ; from the coding sequence ATGAGTTATTTATTCCCTACCTACGCAAGATGGGATGTAACGATTAAAGAAGCAAAGTACTCATGGGTAACTGATGAGAATGATAAAAAGTACTTAGATTTTATCTCCGGTATTGCTGTTTGTAACTTAGGGCATGCAAATGAGAATGTGACGGCTGCTGTTGCAGACCAGTTAACAAAGTATTGGCATATGTCTAATTTATTTCATCAGCCAATTCAAGAAGAAGTAGCAAAACTCTTAGTTGACTCAACAGAAGGAGATGCTGTTTTTTTCTGTAACAGTGGAGCAGAAGCGAACGAAGCTGCAATTAAACTAGCACGCAAGCACACTGGAAAAACAAAGATTGTAACCTTTCTACAATCGTTTCATGGCAGAACGTTCGCTACAATGTCAGCAACAGGTCAGGAAAAAATTCAACAAGGCTTCGGACCCTTGCTTGAAACATTTCAATATTTGCCATACAACGATTCTAATTCATTAGATGAGCTTAAAGACGATGTAGCAGCAATTATGCTCGAAGTTGTTCAAGGTGAAGGTGGAGTTGTTCCAGCACAACAAGAATTTCTTCAAAAAGTAACGGAAACATGCAAACGTATCGGAGCATTATTAATCATTGATGAAGTTCAAACAGGTATTGGTCGTACAGGAAAGCCATTTGGCTATCAACATTACGAAATCTCACCTGATATTATCACTTCTGCAAAAGGGCTCGGGAGTGGCTTACCAGTCGGAGCAATGATCGGAAAGCAGTCACTAATTGATACGTTTGGGGCAGGAAGCCACGGATCTACTTTTGGTGGTAATCCAATTGCAATGGCTGCTGCAAAAGCAACACTTACCCAAATCTTTGAAGAAAATTTTCTTAAAGAAGTGGAAGAAAAAAGTAACTATCTGCTTGGCAAGTTGAATACTGTAATAGGAGCTCATGCACTGGTTAAAGAGATTCGCGGTAAAGGCTTATTACTTGGAATAGAGTGTAAGGAACAAGTTGGAGATATAATTAATCAGCTCAGAGAAAAACAATTACTTGTTTTACCAGCTGGACCAAATGTGGTTCGATTACTTCCTCCATTAACAGTATCATATGACGAGATCGATTTAGCGATTGAAACAATAGCAGGTGTGTTTTCAACTATCGAGCAATCTGTAGGTGCGCAATAA
- a CDS encoding DUF3813 domain-containing protein: MTNPLFQQAREAVAYANSISTGSEQGDQQEAVMKAKNALSSAFANCTDAERAQLRELQQTLTNM; encoded by the coding sequence GTGACAAATCCATTATTTCAGCAAGCTCGTGAAGCAGTTGCCTATGCAAACTCTATATCCACAGGTTCTGAGCAGGGAGATCAACAGGAAGCAGTTATGAAGGCAAAAAATGCCTTATCTTCTGCTTTTGCAAACTGTACAGATGCTGAACGAGCTCAACTTCGAGAGTTACAGCAAACACTTACTAACATGTAA
- a CDS encoding Cof-type HAD-IIB family hydrolase encodes METKPFLIALDLDGTLLKDDKTISPYSKEIISKAKAAGHIVCIATGRPFRSSSIYYDELNLDTPIVNFNGAYVHHPKDDSWGSYHTTLDLEVVKQIIDVAEEHHLHNVLAEIIDDVYFHYHDEKMIDVFSMGNPDIKIGDLRQNLGNDVTSILIHAAEEDVEKIRNYLSDVHAEVVDHRRWAAPWHVIEIIRAGMNKAIGLEKISSYYNIPSERIIAFGDEDNDLEMLTYAGQGVAMGNAITKLKGVANKETKTNEEDGVAHYLKNTLGL; translated from the coding sequence ATGGAAACGAAACCTTTTTTAATTGCTTTAGACTTAGATGGGACTCTTTTAAAAGATGATAAAACAATATCACCTTACTCTAAGGAAATAATCAGCAAAGCAAAAGCAGCAGGCCATATTGTCTGTATCGCAACAGGTAGACCATTTCGATCAAGCTCCATTTATTATGATGAATTAAACCTAGATACACCGATTGTCAATTTTAATGGTGCATATGTTCATCATCCAAAGGACGATAGTTGGGGATCCTATCATACTACTTTAGATTTGGAAGTTGTAAAGCAAATCATTGATGTCGCTGAAGAGCATCACTTACATAATGTTTTAGCTGAAATTATTGATGATGTGTATTTTCATTATCATGATGAAAAAATGATCGATGTTTTTAGTATGGGAAATCCGGATATTAAAATCGGTGATTTACGTCAAAATTTAGGGAATGATGTAACGAGTATCCTTATTCATGCGGCTGAAGAAGATGTTGAAAAAATTAGAAATTACTTATCAGATGTACATGCTGAAGTTGTTGATCATCGCCGATGGGCAGCACCGTGGCATGTTATTGAAATTATTCGAGCAGGAATGAATAAAGCAATTGGTTTGGAAAAAATCTCTTCTTATTATAATATCCCTTCTGAACGCATCATTGCATTCGGAGATGAAGATAATGATTTAGAAATGCTCACATACGCAGGACAAGGTGTAGCGATGGGAAATGCCATTACAAAGCTTAAAGGTGTTGCTAACAAGGAAACTAAAACGAATGAAGAAGACGGAGTTGCCCATTATTTAAAAAACACACTTGGCTTATAA
- the argC gene encoding N-acetyl-gamma-glutamyl-phosphate reductase, whose protein sequence is MKVGIIGATGYGGVELYRILSNHPHVEECILYSSSEMDVPYSNTFPHLHDLSDHILKNIDVEDIKKNIHVLFLATPPGVSRNLTPQFLDSDVKIIDLSGDLRLKDRNEYEHWYKRPCVEDEVLEKTVYGLSELNKEEIKKATLLANPGCFPTATILGLAPVVQNRIIHEQSIIVDAKTGVSGAGRNISQATHFSETNENIKIYKVHEHQHIPEVEQALFALNDGITAISFNTHLIPMTRGIMATIYASLQESYTTESLLDLYKDFYAASPFVRVRKQDEFPSTKEVYGSNFCDIGLKVDERTGRVTIVAVIDNLMKGAAGQAVQNFNLMNGYEETTGLYFAPIYP, encoded by the coding sequence GTGAAAGTCGGAATTATCGGGGCCACAGGATATGGTGGAGTCGAATTATATCGTATATTATCCAATCATCCACATGTAGAAGAATGTATCCTTTATTCATCTTCAGAAATGGATGTGCCATACAGTAACACATTTCCACATCTACATGATTTGAGTGATCACATATTAAAAAATATTGATGTGGAAGACATCAAAAAGAATATACATGTATTATTTTTAGCAACACCTCCTGGGGTTTCAAGGAATTTAACACCACAATTTCTTGACTCAGATGTAAAGATTATTGATTTGTCCGGTGATTTGAGGTTGAAGGACCGTAATGAGTATGAGCATTGGTATAAAAGACCTTGTGTAGAAGATGAGGTACTTGAAAAGACAGTTTACGGCTTATCAGAATTAAATAAAGAAGAAATTAAGAAGGCAACACTGCTTGCAAATCCAGGATGTTTTCCAACAGCTACGATATTGGGCTTAGCACCAGTTGTACAGAACAGGATTATTCATGAACAATCGATTATAGTGGACGCGAAAACTGGAGTTTCTGGAGCAGGCCGTAATATCTCACAAGCTACTCATTTTTCTGAAACAAATGAAAATATAAAAATTTATAAAGTTCATGAACATCAACATATACCTGAGGTGGAGCAAGCACTTTTTGCATTAAATGATGGGATAACAGCTATCTCATTTAATACACACCTTATTCCAATGACAAGAGGAATTATGGCGACGATTTATGCTAGTTTACAAGAGTCATATACAACAGAGAGCTTATTAGATTTATATAAAGACTTTTATGCTGCATCACCATTTGTGCGTGTTCGTAAACAAGATGAGTTTCCATCAACAAAGGAGGTTTACGGCTCAAATTTTTGTGACATCGGTCTAAAAGTAGATGAACGAACAGGAAGAGTAACGATTGTTGCGGTAATTGACAACTTAATGAAGGGTGCAGCAGGTCAGGCGGTACAAAACTTCAACCTAATGAACGGCTATGAAGAAACAACGGGCTTGTACTTTGCACCTATATATCCATAA
- a CDS encoding prolyl oligopeptidase family serine peptidase, which translates to MIIVEKLHIENIPALHIVKQSLQDTKTPFVIFVHGFTSAKENNLHYAYYLAEKGMRVILPEALYHGERSESYDTKELSLNFWKIVLNEIKEVNIIKEYFEHKQLIDSERIGLAGTSMGGITTLGALTQYEWIKAAVSLMGSPCYTTLLKEQLYSLQQSGVEVPLSNDEIEEQLTHLQPFDLSLQKEKLQNRPLLFWHGERDNVVPFAPTYQFYKEIIPMYEAQPEKLRFIADPLADHKVSREGTLALVDWFERYL; encoded by the coding sequence TTGATTATTGTTGAAAAATTACATATAGAAAACATTCCAGCCTTACACATCGTCAAACAGTCGCTTCAGGACACAAAAACACCTTTCGTGATTTTTGTACATGGTTTTACAAGTGCCAAAGAAAACAACCTCCACTATGCTTATTATTTAGCTGAAAAAGGTATGAGAGTCATCTTACCTGAGGCTTTATACCATGGAGAGAGAAGCGAGAGTTATGACACTAAAGAATTAAGCTTGAATTTTTGGAAGATTGTATTGAATGAAATAAAAGAAGTGAACATAATAAAAGAGTACTTTGAACATAAGCAGCTAATTGATTCAGAGCGTATTGGACTAGCAGGTACCTCTATGGGGGGGATTACAACGTTAGGGGCTCTTACTCAATATGAATGGATAAAAGCAGCAGTCAGTCTAATGGGAAGCCCATGTTATACTACACTTCTAAAAGAGCAGCTGTATTCTTTACAACAAAGCGGAGTGGAGGTTCCGCTGTCAAATGATGAAATTGAGGAACAACTAACACATTTACAGCCATTTGACTTGAGCCTGCAAAAAGAAAAGCTTCAAAATCGACCACTTCTCTTTTGGCATGGTGAACGAGATAATGTTGTTCCATTTGCTCCAACCTATCAATTTTACAAAGAAATCATACCAATGTATGAGGCACAACCCGAAAAGCTGAGGTTCATTGCTGACCCATTAGCTGACCACAAAGTATCCCGGGAAGGTACATTAGCATTAGTTGATTGGTTTGAAAGGTATTTATAG